A single Chanos chanos chromosome 8, fChaCha1.1, whole genome shotgun sequence DNA region contains:
- the gnpat gene encoding dihydroxyacetone phosphate acyltransferase translates to MASKAMYSPSDPALKKRDDFEDILEERRNSSDLRYALKCYTPVMYKGLTPCKASMLKTLVLQSDALQYTINQVAVESGETAAVVQEEAVLILEEMAHRLQLRTVRFLAFALTKAFKMLYRSVFVNEEGIQRLQQAIQEYPVVLLPSHRSYMDFLMMSNILYTYDLSLPVIAAGMDFMGMKVIGELLRKSGAFFIRRSFGGDKLYWAVFSEYVKTMLRSGYAPVEFFLEGTRSRTCKSLTPKLGLLNIVMEPFFKGEVFDVHLVPVSISYERILEESLYARELLGVPKPKESTSGLLKARRILSEDYGSMYVYFGHPVSVRSLAQGRVNRAQYSLLPRHVPQRPDEETQAFVNEVAFRLVRLQEENMFLKPWALMATLLVQNPEGLDLPWLMERLDWLRALAVSFGAFLDWPAHVSVSEVLNSSVAIHSNLVCVSGGRLVLVPGDREATETPEQAVFNRAVSLLACASYRNQILHVLLRPALLATAMLTAASSRREDVYSSFSFLRNVFSNEFILCPGESVQDFEEACYLLVKCGAVQMLQQDVVVTEHGHVTVDFLFAVLKPFIQGYQTVCRYLYEEASESLSEKQFVPAVRNFAVKLILAGRLKHYEVLSSDLQKNALAALLRLKAVRKVKTGEQVNLKVNKTTVSSIEDTLGGKIPSRKAVLARL, encoded by the exons ATGGCATCCAAAGCCATGTATTCG CCAAGCGACCCTGCGCTGAAGAAGCGAGATGATTTCGAGGATATTTTGGAGGAGAGGCGGAACTCCAGCGATCTGAGATACGCGCTAAAGTGTTACACCCCCGTCATGTATAAGGGCCTGACTCCGTGCAAAGCCAGCATGCTGAAAACACTAGTGCTTCAGTCCGATGCACTACAGTACACCATCAACCAG gTAGCTGTGGAATCGGGTGAGACGGCCGCTGTGGTCCAGGAGGAGGCTGTACTCATCCTAGAGGAGATGGCTCATCGTCTTCAGCTGCGAACTGTCCGCTTCTTAGCCTTCGCACTCACCAAAGCCTTCAAAATGCTCTAccgcagtgtgtttgtgaacgaAGAGGGGattcagaga ctcCAGCAGGCCATTCAGGAGTATCCTGTCGTTCTACTTCCCAGTCACCGTAGTTACATGGATTTCCTCATGATGTCAAACATCCTGTACACGTACGACCTGTCTCTGCCTGTGATTGCTGCAGGCATGG ATTTTATGGGGATGAAAGTCATTGGCGAATTGTTGCGGAAGTCTGGCGCGTTTTTCATTCGACGCTCATTTGGAGGAGACAAACTCTACTGGGCGGTTTTCTCAGAGTATGTGAAGACCATGCTTAGG AGTGGATATGCACCAGTCGAGTTTTTCCTGGAAGGCACACGAAGTCGAACATGCAAGTCGCTGACACCTAAACTGG gCTTGCTGAACATTGTCATGGAGCCCTTTTTTAAAGGAGAAGTATTTGACGTCCATCTTGTCCCTGTCAGCATTAGTTACGAGAGAATTCTAGAAGAATCTCTGTACGCTCGCGAACTGCTCGGTGTCCCTAAACCCAAAGAATCCACCTCA GGTCTGTTGAAGGCACGGCGGATCCTCAGCGAGGACTATGGCAGCATGTACGTGTATTTTGGACACCCCGTGTCCGTCCGCTCCTTGGCCCAAGGCCGTGTGAACCGCGCCCAGTACAGCTTATTACCCAG acaCGTTCCGCAGCGTCCAGATGAAGAGACACAGGCGTTTGTGAACGAGGTGGCGTTCCGACTGGTCCGTCTGCAGGAGGAGAACATGTTTCTGAAGCCATGGGCTCTGATGGCCACGCTGCTCGTGCAGAACCCGGAGGGACTGGACCTCCCGTGGCTGATGGAACGGCTGGACTGGCTCAGAGCGCTGGCCGTGTCCTTCGGAGCGTTTCTGGACTGGCCCG cTCACGTGTCTGTCAGTGAGGTGTTGAACTCCAGTGTGGCCATCCACAGcaatctggtgtgtgtgtctggtggtCGGCTGGTGCTGGTACCGGGAGACAGGGAAGCTACGGAGACTCCAGAGCAGGCTGTGTTTAACCGTGCCGTCAGCCTACTCGCTTGTGCCTCCTACAGGAACCAGATATTACACGTCCTGCTGCGCCCAGCTCTACTCGCCACAGCAATGCTCACTGCTGCCTCCTCCAGGAGAG AGGACGTATATAGTTCGTTCAGCTTCCTGAGAAACGTTTTCTCCAACGAGTTCATTTTGTGTCCTGGAGAATCAGTGCAG gacTTTGAGGAGGCTTGTTATCTTCTGGTGAAGTGTGGAGCGGTACAGATGTTACAACAGGACGTCGTGGTAACAGAACATGGTCATGTGACTGTGGACTTCCTCTTTGCCGTTCTGAAGCCCTTCATTCAAGGTTACCag ACTGTATGTAGGTATCTGTATGAGGAGGCCAGTGAGAGTCTGAGTGAGAAACAGTTTGTTCCTGCCGTCAGAAACTTCGCTGTCAAACTCATCCTAGCAG GTCGCCTGAAGCATTATGAGGTTTTATCGTCTGATTTGCAGAAGAACGCCCTGGCGGCTCTACTCAGGCTAAAGGCTGTGAGAAAAGTCAAAAC AGGGGAACAGGTCAACCTGAAGGTTAACAAGACGACCGTGAGCTCGATAGAAGATACACTCG GAGGTAAAATTCCTTCCCGAAAAGCTGTGTTGGCACGACTGTAA
- the fsaf1 gene encoding 40S small subunit processome assembly factor 1: MKQKTEESEGEDDIDQSFLDQVLNKLYDFGDSGKDKKKKPRKKRKKISDEEEEDKCGDMHNSSRDSCGDCSDMAREQIIAASLVTNSENTEPDTKRQNVEIVTFQDPLKKKKTKITAEPETPTETKERQKINPSEFSIEKARFEVHRFGITGYQKSQQRLFEQERAIMLGAKPPKKEYVNYKEYQQMLKEKKLKEKEEAVSEPKKTKKRKEGKAKNAKGKSSGDLGGHVGRFKDGMLLLSPKEIQKINPKIKK, from the exons atgaagcaaaaaacagaagaaagtgAAGGAGAAGACGATATCGATCAGTCTTTCCTTGATCAAGTCCTGAACAAGTTGTACGATTTTG GTGACAGtggcaaagacaaaaagaaaaaaccccgaaagaaaaggaaaaaaataagtgatgaagaagaggaagacaaatGTGGTGACATGCACAATAGTTCTCGAGACAGCTGTGGCGACTGTAGTGATATGGCTCGGGAGCAGATCATCGCCGCGTCCTTAGTTACAAACTCCGAGAACACGGAGCCGGACACAAAACGACAAAATGTTGAAATAGTCACCTTTCAGGACCcattaaagaagaagaaaacaaaaataacagctgAACCTGAAACG CccacagagacaaaggagagacaaaaaatCAATCCATCTGAATTCAGCATAGAAAAG GCCCGTTTTGAGGTGCACAGGTTTGGCATAACAGGGTATCAGAAGAGCCAACAGAGGCTGTTTGAACAGGAACGCGCCATCATGCTCGGGGCCAAG cctcCTAAGAAAGAGTATGTGAATTACAAAGAATATCAACAAATGCTAAAGGAGAAGAAACTGAAGGAAAAGGAGGAAGCAGTATCG GAACCGAAGAAGacgaagaaaagaaaggaaggaaaagcCAAAAACGCCAAAGGGAAGTCCAGCGGAGACCTGGGCGGGCACGTGGGGCGTTTTAAAGACGGAATGCTTCTGCTGAGTCCCAAAGAAATCCAAAAAATCaaccccaaaataaaaaaatga